The genome window GGGGGTTCCCGATCTCTCTCACTGTCGCCGTTATACGGAAAAAACGCTTCGCTTGTACAGAAGAAGGGGGCAAATGTTGCGACCAGACAACAAACGCATAAAAAGATGGACTCACTTAAGATCCTGTTAAGAACCCTGTGCTGTACTTAGAAGCCTCTATCCGAGCCATTAACAAACGAGGGAAATTCAATGAAGAAGCATGTTGCAATGGTTGCGATTGTCGCTCTGTTCACAATGCCGGCACTGGCGGCGCAGACCGGTGGTTTTGTCGATCCGAACGCACCGCATACCCAGACCCAGAAAGGCGGCTTTAAAGGCCCACAAAATGTGGTCACGGTAAAAGAAGCCAAAGAGATGAAGGATGACAGCTGGATTACCGTACGCGGCAATATTGTTAAGCGCCTCAGCGACGATGACTATCTGTTCCAGGATGCAACCGGCACACTTTCAGTAGAGATCGATGAGGAAGACTGGAAAGGCCAGAGCATAAGTCCTGGAGATAAAGTTGAGCTACAGGGCGAACTGGATAAAGCCTTTAACGATGCGCAGCTGGAAGTTAAACAGGTACGTAAAATCCAGGGTTAAGTATCAACGTTCAGCTGCTGCGTTAGCGTATCCAACAGATGCTGCAACGTTGGTGAACGATCCCAGCGTCGCCAGGCCAGCGCAATATCGGTGGTCAGCGACGCCTCCTGACAAGGATGGAAGCTGATATCAGGCATTGCGACGCAGCTAAGCGATTGTGGCACCAGCGCAAAGCCAAACCCGGCTGAAACCATGCCGATAATCGAAGAGAGCTGCGGCGCATGCGGCCCGGTTTGTGGCTGAAAGCCCGCCCGCACACAGGCGCTGATAATGGATTCATACAGGCTGGGCGCAATCTCCCATGGAAACATTACCATTGG of Pantoea alhagi contains these proteins:
- a CDS encoding YgiW/YdeI family stress tolerance OB fold protein, with product MKKHVAMVAIVALFTMPALAAQTGGFVDPNAPHTQTQKGGFKGPQNVVTVKEAKEMKDDSWITVRGNIVKRLSDDDYLFQDATGTLSVEIDEEDWKGQSISPGDKVELQGELDKAFNDAQLEVKQVRKIQG